The window GCGGGAGCCGGTACGAGTCGAGCTGGTAGGTCTTGCGGGCCACCTGGAGGCTGCACAGCGAGCGGTAGGGCGGGCAGATCTGACCCGTGGCCTCCGCCGCACGGCGCAGCACGTTGAGGTCGAATCCGGCGTTGTGCGCCACGAGCACGTCGGCACCGGCGAAGGCGCACAGACGGTCGAACTGATCCGCCCAGGAGGAGGCCGTCGCGACGTGCTCCGGCCGGATGCCGTGGATGCGGACGTTCCACTCCATGAACTCGTCGTGACCGGGCGGCGGCTGGATGAGCCAGCCCGCGGTGGCGACGACCTCGCCGCCGCGCACGCGGACGAGTCCGACGGCGCAGGCGGAGGCCGGGCTGGAGTTCGCGGTCTCGAAGTCGATCGCAGTGAAGTCCAGTGGCACGTCTTCACTCTCTCCCGGGCCTCCGACGTCGGGTCGCAGACTCGCCGTAGGCTGGCCACATGAGCGACGAGCAGGCGACCTCCTTCGGCGGCCAGGCGGGCAGCTACGAGGTCGGTCGCCCCGAATACCCGTTCGAGGCGGTCGCGTGGATGCTCGACCGCGCGGCGGCAGGAGCCCGCCGTATCGCCGACGTCGGCGCGGGCACCGGCAAGCTCACCCGTGCCCTCGTCGCGGGGGAGGGCACGGAGGTCGTCGCGGTGGATCCGGATCCCGCGATGCTCGCCGCCCTGCCCGACGCGGTGCCCGGGGTGCCCACCTTCGTCGGCACGGCCGAGCGCCTCCCGCTGCCGGACGCGAGTCTCGACGCGGTCGTGCTGGGACAGGCGTGGCACTGGGTCGATCCGGTCGCGGCCTCCGCGGAGATCGGCCGCGTCGTCCGCCCCGGAGGGGTGCTCGGGCTGGTC of the Microbacterium sufflavum genome contains:
- a CDS encoding 3'-5' exonuclease gives rise to the protein MPLDFTAIDFETANSSPASACAVGLVRVRGGEVVATAGWLIQPPPGHDEFMEWNVRIHGIRPEHVATASSWADQFDRLCAFAGADVLVAHNAGFDLNVLRRAAEATGQICPPYRSLCSLQVARKTYQLDSYRLPLAAAAAGYDEFSHHDALADARACAHIVVDAARRAAAADVFALADALSLRVTEPALPVLERAVA
- a CDS encoding class I SAM-dependent methyltransferase, with the protein product MSDEQATSFGGQAGSYEVGRPEYPFEAVAWMLDRAAAGARRIADVGAGTGKLTRALVAGEGTEVVAVDPDPAMLAALPDAVPGVPTFVGTAERLPLPDASLDAVVLGQAWHWVDPVAASAEIGRVVRPGGVLGLVWNLRDERVDWVRRLTDIMHGSNAEIMLAAGDPVVAAPFGGVEQERWEWVRPVTREVMHRMASSRSYVITADHAEKARIRRDMDALFDELGLHDDATIELPYVTKAFRAVRD